One window from the genome of Thermostichus vulcanus str. 'Rupite' encodes:
- a CDS encoding DUF1830 domain-containing protein, which yields MKRYAFINGSGQVQVIRTIPGHWERTLFPGQHAIFEADPDDYLEIYSCSCSTTLLEERRPCRCLLDSTGPEVEPNRYQWLPPELGVLADAVNG from the coding sequence ATGAAAAGATACGCCTTCATCAATGGTTCCGGTCAGGTTCAGGTGATCCGAACCATTCCCGGTCATTGGGAGCGCACCCTCTTCCCTGGCCAGCATGCCATTTTTGAGGCGGATCCCGATGACTATCTGGAGATTTACAGCTGCTCATGTTCTACCACCCTTTTGGAGGAACGGCGGCCTTGCCGCTGCTTGTTGGATTCTACAGGGCCTGAGGTTGAACCCAATCGCTACCAATGGTTGCCTCCTGAGCTAGGGGTTCTGGCGGACGCGGTGAATGGGTGA
- a CDS encoding glutamyl-tRNA reductase codes for MFIAVVGLSHRTAPVEIREQLSIPEMEVGETIQQLCAYPHIEEAAILSTCNRLEVYIVTPEMESGVRQTMQFLAESKGIPLAQLRPHLFTLIYQDAAMHLMRVAAGLDSLVLGEGQILSQVKKAQQLGQACNGMDRILNRLFKAAITAGKRIRTETEIGTGAMSISSAAVELALQEQGSLSQGKITVVGAGKMSRLLVQHLLAKGAVDITVVNRSLERAQDLVKQFEQPIQVLPWDDLLSSVAESNLVFTSTGATQPILNYQQLEAVLQPDQPILLVDISVPRNIDPDVEKLKGAQVFNVDHLSRIVEENRAQRQKLALAAEALIEEEVEQFMEWWRSLETVPTISSLRHKVESIREQEMEKALSRLGQDFAEKHLEVIDALTRGIVNKILHDPMVQLRAKRDIEARRAAMHTLQELFNLDPMLFQAQQER; via the coding sequence ATGTTTATCGCGGTTGTCGGTCTTAGCCATCGCACAGCTCCTGTAGAAATTCGGGAGCAGCTCAGCATCCCTGAGATGGAGGTGGGGGAGACGATCCAGCAGCTTTGCGCCTATCCTCACATTGAGGAAGCTGCTATCCTCAGCACCTGTAATCGCCTGGAAGTTTATATCGTCACTCCAGAAATGGAGAGTGGCGTGCGGCAGACGATGCAGTTTTTGGCCGAATCCAAAGGGATCCCGTTGGCCCAACTGCGCCCCCACCTATTCACTCTCATCTACCAAGATGCGGCCATGCATCTGATGCGGGTCGCGGCTGGTCTGGATAGCTTGGTGCTGGGGGAAGGACAGATCCTCTCCCAGGTCAAGAAAGCCCAACAACTGGGTCAAGCCTGCAACGGCATGGATCGCATCCTCAATCGTCTCTTCAAAGCTGCCATCACTGCCGGTAAGCGCATCCGTACTGAAACGGAGATCGGCACGGGGGCCATGTCCATCAGCTCCGCCGCTGTCGAGTTGGCTCTACAAGAACAGGGATCCCTCTCTCAAGGCAAGATCACAGTTGTCGGAGCGGGGAAAATGTCTCGCCTGCTGGTGCAGCACCTGTTGGCCAAGGGGGCCGTCGATATTACCGTCGTCAACCGTTCCTTAGAGCGGGCCCAAGACCTGGTCAAGCAATTTGAGCAACCGATCCAGGTGCTGCCCTGGGATGACCTATTGAGCAGTGTGGCGGAATCTAACCTGGTGTTCACCAGCACTGGCGCTACCCAACCAATCCTGAATTATCAGCAACTGGAAGCGGTGCTGCAGCCGGATCAACCCATTCTGCTGGTGGATATTTCGGTGCCGCGCAACATCGACCCCGATGTGGAAAAGCTCAAAGGGGCACAGGTGTTCAATGTGGATCACCTCTCCCGCATTGTGGAGGAAAACCGCGCCCAACGGCAAAAGCTAGCTTTAGCAGCAGAAGCGCTGATCGAAGAAGAGGTGGAGCAATTTATGGAGTGGTGGCGTTCCCTAGAGACCGTGCCTACCATTTCTAGCCTGCGCCACAAGGTGGAATCGATTCGTGAGCAGGAGATGGAAAAAGCCCTTTCGCGCCTGGGTCAAGACTTCGCCGAAAAGCACCTGGAGGTGATCGACGCGCTGACCCGGGGCATTGTCAACAAGATTCTGCACGACCCAATGGTACAACTCCGGGCCAAGCGGGATATCGAGGCGCGGCGAGCCGCCATGCACACGTTACAGGAGCTGTTTAACCTGGATCCGATGCTGTTTCAGGCCCAGCAGGAGCGCTAG
- a CDS encoding photosystem I reaction center subunit II PsaD, which produces MAVKEGDPRQGATLPLFGGSTGGLLSAAETEEKYVITWTGKPGQVFEMPTGGAAEMVEGKNFLTFARKEQCLALGAQLISDYKIKDYQIFRIPAGGDPVLVHPKDGVFPEKANEGRDTVGKVDHNIGKNKEPISYKFTDKKPWD; this is translated from the coding sequence ATGGCTGTGAAGGAAGGCGATCCCCGTCAGGGGGCGACATTGCCCCTATTTGGGGGATCCACCGGAGGGCTGTTGAGCGCAGCCGAAACCGAAGAAAAATACGTGATCACTTGGACAGGCAAGCCGGGGCAAGTGTTTGAAATGCCCACAGGCGGCGCTGCCGAGATGGTGGAGGGCAAAAATTTCCTCACCTTCGCCCGCAAAGAACAATGCTTGGCGTTGGGTGCCCAGTTGATCTCCGACTACAAGATCAAGGACTACCAGATCTTCCGCATTCCGGCGGGTGGGGATCCGGTGCTGGTGCATCCCAAGGATGGTGTTTTTCCTGAGAAGGCCAACGAAGGTCGGGACACTGTCGGCAAGGTCGATCACAACATCGGCAAAAACAAAGAGCCGATCAGCTACAAGTTCACCGACAAGAAGCCTTGGGATTAG
- the glpX gene encoding class II fructose-bisphosphatase, translating to MDNKLGLEIIEVVEQAAIASARWMGKGDNKTADRVAVEAMREKMNQILMRGRIVIGEGTRDEAPMLYIGEEVGICTRPDADQFCRLEELVEIDIAVDPCEGTNLVAKGQNGSMAVLAISEKGGLLNAPDIYMQKLAAPPQAKGKVHIDYPPEKNLQIIAECLDREVSDLTVIVMDRKRHTDLIQAIRSTGARVKLISDGDISAALSAGFNGSGIHALMGIGAAPEGVISAAALRCLGAHFQGRLIYDPEVVQAGTYLPPIEETRRELKEKGIEDPDKVWECEELASGKEVLFAATGITDGDLMKGVRFFGGGARTESLIISSQSRTVRFVDTIHMKDGQPRGLQLR from the coding sequence GTGGACAATAAGTTGGGGCTGGAAATTATCGAAGTTGTGGAACAGGCCGCCATTGCCTCCGCCCGCTGGATGGGGAAAGGGGACAACAAGACTGCCGACCGGGTCGCTGTGGAAGCGATGCGGGAAAAGATGAACCAGATCCTGATGCGCGGACGGATCGTGATTGGCGAGGGTACCCGCGACGAAGCACCCATGCTCTACATCGGCGAGGAGGTGGGTATTTGTACCCGACCGGATGCTGACCAGTTCTGCCGCCTCGAAGAGTTGGTGGAGATTGATATTGCGGTGGATCCCTGCGAGGGCACCAACTTGGTGGCTAAGGGGCAGAACGGCTCCATGGCGGTGCTGGCCATTTCCGAAAAAGGCGGCCTCCTCAATGCCCCTGACATCTACATGCAAAAGTTGGCGGCTCCTCCGCAAGCCAAGGGCAAAGTCCACATCGACTATCCCCCGGAGAAGAACTTGCAAATCATCGCCGAATGCCTGGATCGGGAGGTTTCTGACCTGACGGTGATTGTCATGGATCGGAAGCGCCACACGGATCTCATCCAAGCCATTCGCAGTACCGGCGCGCGGGTAAAGCTGATTTCGGATGGGGATATTTCGGCGGCTTTGTCAGCAGGCTTTAATGGCTCTGGTATCCATGCCCTAATGGGGATCGGGGCCGCTCCGGAGGGGGTAATTTCGGCAGCGGCTTTGCGTTGTTTGGGAGCCCACTTCCAAGGGCGCCTGATCTACGACCCTGAGGTGGTGCAGGCGGGTACCTACCTGCCCCCGATTGAGGAAACGCGGCGTGAGCTGAAAGAGAAGGGCATTGAGGATCCGGACAAGGTTTGGGAATGTGAAGAGCTAGCTAGCGGCAAAGAAGTTCTCTTCGCCGCCACAGGAATCACCGACGGGGATCTGATGAAGGGGGTGCGGTTCTTCGGTGGGGGTGCTCGCACGGAGTCTTTGATTATCTCTAGCCAATCCCGCACCGTGCGCTTCGTGGATACCATCCACATGAAAGATGGCCAGCCACGCGGCTTGCAACTGCGTTAA
- a CDS encoding peroxiredoxin has translation MSQEGCLRVGQPAPDFSATAVYDMEFKTVKLSDYKGKKYVVLFFYPLDFTFVCPTEITAFSDRYADFANLNTEILGVSVDSEYSHLAWTQTDRKAGGVGELKYPLVSDLKKEISAAYNVLDPEAGVALRGLFIIDKEGIIQHATINNLAFGRSVDETLRTLQAIQYVQTHPDEVCPANWQPGQKTMNPDPVKSKEFFAAV, from the coding sequence ATGTCTCAGGAAGGATGTCTGCGCGTCGGCCAGCCCGCCCCAGATTTCTCTGCCACTGCCGTCTACGACATGGAATTCAAGACGGTCAAGCTCTCGGACTACAAGGGCAAAAAGTATGTGGTGCTGTTCTTCTATCCTTTGGACTTCACCTTCGTCTGCCCCACTGAGATCACGGCCTTCAGCGATCGTTATGCCGACTTCGCCAACCTGAATACCGAAATCCTGGGTGTTTCAGTGGATAGCGAATACTCTCACTTGGCTTGGACTCAAACCGACCGCAAAGCCGGGGGTGTCGGTGAGCTGAAATATCCTTTGGTGTCTGACCTGAAAAAAGAGATCAGCGCTGCCTACAATGTCCTGGATCCGGAGGCTGGTGTAGCCCTGCGTGGCCTGTTCATCATTGATAAAGAAGGGATTATTCAGCACGCCACCATCAATAACCTTGCCTTTGGCCGGAGCGTGGATGAAACCTTGCGCACGTTGCAGGCCATCCAGTACGTGCAAACCCACCCGGATGAAGTGTGCCCCGCCAACTGGCAGCCTGGCCAAAAAACCATGAATCCTGACCCGGTGAAGTCCAAGGAGTTCTTCGCCGCCGTTTAA
- the psb30 gene encoding photosystem II reaction center protein Ycf12/Psb30 has protein sequence MFGQYEVFVQLALLALIVLAGPAVIFLLYLRGADM, from the coding sequence ATGTTCGGACAGTACGAAGTGTTTGTGCAATTGGCCCTCTTGGCCTTGATCGTCTTAGCAGGCCCAGCCGTGATCTTTTTGCTCTACTTACGCGGCGCCGATATGTAA